The following proteins come from a genomic window of Melospiza georgiana isolate bMelGeo1 chromosome 3, bMelGeo1.pri, whole genome shotgun sequence:
- the LOC131080915 gene encoding serine/arginine-rich splicing factor 7-like isoform X2, with translation MSRYGRYETKVYVGNLGTGAGKGELERAFSYYGPLRTVWIARNPPGFAFVEFEDPRDAEDAVLGLDGKIICGSRVRVEVSTGMPRRSRYDRPPARRPFDPNDRCYECGEKGHYAYDCHRYSRRRRSRSRSRSRSRSRGRRYSRSRSRSRGRRSRSASYRRSRSMSPRRYRSFSPRRSRSGSLRRSRSRSRSRSRSRSVVWPRSSRSKSRSPSPKRSHSPSGSP, from the exons ATGTCGCGATACGGGCGATACG AGACCAAGGTGTACGTGGGCAACCTGGGCACGGGCGCCGGCAAAGGCGAGCTGGAGAGAGCCTTCAGCTACTATGGACCGCTGAGAACCGTGTGGATCGCCAGGAACCCGCCGGGGTTCGCCTTCGTGGAGTTCGAAGACCCCCGGGATGCCGAAGATGCTGTGCTTGGCCTCGATGGGAA GATAATATGCGGCTCCAGGGTCAGAGTGGAAGTATCCACAGGGATGCCGCGCCGCTCCCGCTACGACCGACCCCCAGCCCGGCGCCCCTTCGACCCCAACGACAGATGCTACGAGTGTGGTGAGAAAGGCCACTATGCCTATGACTGTCACCGCTATAGCCGGCGAAGGAGGAGCAG GTCCCGCTCTAGATCCCGCTCGAGGTCCCGAGGGAGAAGGTATTCCCGGTCACGCAGCCGCAGCCGTGGTAGGAG atCCAGGTCAGCTTCCTACCGCCGATCCCGGTCGATGTCTCCTCGCAGATACAGATCCTTCTCCCCCCGCAGGTCCCGCTCTGGTTCTCTAAGAAGGTCAAG atCTAGGTCCAGGTCACGCTCCAGGTCCCGGTCTGTTGTATGGCCTCGAAGCAG cCGCTCAAAGTCCAGATCACCATCTCCAAAGAGAAG tcaCTCACCATCAGGAAGCCCTTGA
- the GEMIN6 gene encoding gem-associated protein 6, producing the protein MNDWQRKSPLDWQTYVNKLVKVVAVEKHEYEGWVLTVDPVSATIVLATFPENEKGSISFIMGHAVQEVKVLQEGDSDMEQRLARILAPEESQAYSAEELERRKNALKTWLESNHIPVGEQGELGRTLSVAGVLSIEPPYGPEQCSSTNEIILARVQGLLQGFLQQQR; encoded by the exons ATGAATGACTGGCAGAGAAAAAGCCCTCTAGACTGGCAAACGTATGTGAACAAATTGGTCAAAGTTGTTGCAGTTGAGAAACATGAATATGAAGGATGGGTTTTAACAGTTGACCCAGTTTCTGCCAC CATTGTCCTCGCAACATTCCCGGAGAACGAGAAAGGATCTATATCGTTCATTATGGGCCACGCTGTCCAGGAGGTGAAGGTCCTGCAGGAAGGGGACAGTGACATGGAGCAGCGCCTCGCCCGCATCCTCGCGCCCGAGGAAAGCCAAGCCTACAGCGcggaggagctggagaggaggaagaacGCCTTGAAGACGTGGCTGGAGAGCAACCACATCCCCGTGGGCGagcagggggagctgggcaggacgCTGAGCGTGGCGGGGGTGCTGAGCATCGAGCCCCCGTACGGCCCcgagcagtgcagcagcaccaaCGAGATCATCCTGGCCCGCGTGCAGGGCCTGCTGCAGGGCTTCCTGCAACAGCAGcgctga
- the SRSF7 gene encoding serine/arginine-rich splicing factor 7 has translation MSRYGRYGGETKVYVGNLGTGAGKGELERAFSYYGPLRTVWIARNPPGFAFVEFEDPRDAEDAVRGLDGKVICGSRVRVEVSTGMPRRSRYDRPPARRPFDPNDRCYECGEKGHYAYDCHRYSRRRRSRSRSRSRSRSRGRRYSRSRSRSRGRRSRSASYRRSRSVSPRRSRSVSPRRSRSGSLKRSRSRSRSRSRSRSVTWPRSRSRSHGRSKSGSPAKSRSKSRSASPKRSRSPSGSPQRSASPERMD, from the exons ATGTCGCGTTACGGCCGCTATGGAGGCG AGACCAAGGTGTACGTGGGCAACCTGGGCACGGGCGCCGGCAAAGGCGAGCTGGAGAGAGCCTTCAGCTATTACGGACCGCTGAGAACCGTGTGGATCGCCAGGAACCCGCCGGGGTTCGCCTTCGTGGAGTTCGAAGACCCCCGGGATGCTGAAGATGCTGTCCGTGGACTTGACGGGAA GGTGATCTGCGGCTCCAGGGTCAGAGTGGAAGTATCCACAGGGATGCCGCGCCGCTCCCGCTACGATCGGCCCCCTGCCCGGCGCCCCTTCGACCCCAACGACAGATGCTACGAGTGTGGTGAGAAAGGCCACTATGCCTATGACTGTCACCGCTATAGCCGGCGAAGGAGGAGCAG GTCCCGCTCTAGATCCCGCTCGAGGTCCCGAGGGAGAAGGTATTCCCGGTCACGCAGCCGCAGCCGTGGTAGGAG GTCCAGGTCAGCTTCCTATCGTAGGTCCAGGTCCGTGTCTCCTCGTAGGTCTAGGTCCGTGTCTCCCCGCCGGTCCCGGTCGGGTTCCTTGAAGAGATCAAG gTCTAGATCAAGATCCAGATCTAGATCCAGATCTGTTACATGGCCCCGAAGCAG GTCTAGGTCTCATGGCAGATCAAAGTCTGGCTCGCCAGCTAAGAg CCGGTCCAAGTCCCGGTCAGCGTCTCCAAAGAGAAG
- the LOC131080915 gene encoding serine/arginine-rich splicing factor 7-like isoform X1, with protein MSRYGRYETKVYVGNLGTGAGKGELERAFSYYGPLRTVWIARNPPGFAFVEFEDPRDAEDAVLGLDGKIICGSRVRVEVSTGMPRRSRYDRPPARRPFDPNDRCYECGEKGHYAYDCHRYSRRRRSRSRSRSRSRSRGRRYSRSRSRSRGRRSRSASYRRSRSMSPRRYRSFSPRRSRSGSLRRSRSRSRSRSRSRSVVWPRSRSESHGRSKSGLPAKSRSKSRSPSPKRSHSPSGSP; from the exons ATGTCGCGATACGGGCGATACG AGACCAAGGTGTACGTGGGCAACCTGGGCACGGGCGCCGGCAAAGGCGAGCTGGAGAGAGCCTTCAGCTACTATGGACCGCTGAGAACCGTGTGGATCGCCAGGAACCCGCCGGGGTTCGCCTTCGTGGAGTTCGAAGACCCCCGGGATGCCGAAGATGCTGTGCTTGGCCTCGATGGGAA GATAATATGCGGCTCCAGGGTCAGAGTGGAAGTATCCACAGGGATGCCGCGCCGCTCCCGCTACGACCGACCCCCAGCCCGGCGCCCCTTCGACCCCAACGACAGATGCTACGAGTGTGGTGAGAAAGGCCACTATGCCTATGACTGTCACCGCTATAGCCGGCGAAGGAGGAGCAG GTCCCGCTCTAGATCCCGCTCGAGGTCCCGAGGGAGAAGGTATTCCCGGTCACGCAGCCGCAGCCGTGGTAGGAG atCCAGGTCAGCTTCCTACCGCCGATCCCGGTCGATGTCTCCTCGCAGATACAGATCCTTCTCCCCCCGCAGGTCCCGCTCTGGTTCTCTAAGAAGGTCAAG atCTAGGTCCAGGTCACGCTCCAGGTCCCGGTCTGTTGTATGGCCTCGAAGCAG GTCTGAGTCTCATGGTAGATCTAAATCTGGCTTACCTGCTAAAAG cCGCTCAAAGTCCAGATCACCATCTCCAAAGAGAAG tcaCTCACCATCAGGAAGCCCTTGA